ATTTCTGCAATGGAAACTTCAACGCTCAACAGAGGCAAGCCCGATTTTTTTGAAGACGCAGAGTCTCCCTCGGCGATGATATGTTCACCGAAATGGCCCAGAGTCTCCGCGTCTAAGCCGTCAACAATCTGTGGCCAGACGCCAAGCAATGACGGGGTAAAATGAACCGACGCCAATCGCTCCATATCAGCCATATAATGCAAAATTGAGCGCAACGCCTGCTGCGCTTCCTGCGAGTGGAATTCACAATCCTGCGTAAAATCCAACCGAATCAGCGGCGCGTTAATGTAGGACGCAAGGTCGGTCCAACCGCCCGCCGCTGATATCTCAGCGCCAGCCTGGTCGGCGTCATGGCTAAGATAGAGCGGAAGATGAATGGCATAGGGTTGAATGCCCGCAGCGCCTCCCTTTTGCGCCCACTGATCGACAGCGTCGATGGACGGGTGGTCGCTTAGATTGCCCGGCGCCCCTGACCGTTTTGCGTTCCATTCAATCAGAACAGGCCCATCGCCTTGTCTATCATGCGTTGCAAACCAGTCGATACCACCGCCGTCGCTCCAACTCAAACTCGACAGGACGAGATTGCTAGACATCATCAAAACTCCACAGAGAGGGGCATTTTTTCATCAATCATCGCGTATTACGTTACAGCAGAGAACTTTTTGAAGATAGCCAATGATTAACCAGAGCGCTTAAATTCAAACAAATGGCTGATCTTGATAATTTTTAACACAAACCGAAATGTTTCCGGCAAATCTCTTAAAATCACGCCGCCTTTGTTGGCGCGAATACTATTTCCAAACCGAATAAGAGGTTGGGTAATAGACAATGGAACCACATCCACCATTTTGAAATCCATGACGACGTACTTTTCGCCGCGCTTAAGCAGTTCGCGCAATTTGTCCTCAAATAGATTCACATCGTCCGATTCAATATCACCAGACAATGAAAGAAGACAGATGTTTTTTTGTTTTGCCTCAGCAATCTGCATTAGCCTTCGTCTCCAACCAACTGTTTTAATTCTTTCGTTAAGCGGTCGATTACGGCTTGAAACTCCCGGTCAGAGACCGGCTTGGTGAGATATTCTTTAACAGGCAATTTGAGCGCGGCGCGAACTAGCGGCTCTACTTTTTCCGGGCCGATCACAATCAGCCAGGGCGCACTCTCTAATTCGGGAAGTTCCTTTTCCGCAAATTTAGCCAAATCGTCGCAATGGTCTAATTCAAAGTCGAGGATAAATAGGCTCCAGGGTTTTTGCGGTAAATAAATGTTTGCGTCTTCGATACGGGTTAGCGTCTCTGTTTTAAATCCGTGGTCTTGCAGCGGCAGCAACAAACGGTGAATCGCCGATAAATTTCGAGCAGCGACCAAAGCGGGGCCATGCGCGGATTTTGGCTCCAAATCTTGAATCGGTTTGACCGTCTCGGTTTTTTGCCCAAACGCAACCCCAAATGAATCTTCATCGACCACTTGGCTATCGCCATGACTGCCGTCACTTTCAGGCGGTTCCATCGAAAGGTCGAGTTCTTCCGTTGCGTCAAATTGACGGGAAGTATTTAACAACAGAGGGGACACGCTTTCCTGAGCGGAAAACGTATTTTCGCCAACAAGGCAGGTCACATCAACGCCGTCGTTTTCGCATTCTTGCAAAGAAGCCCGCAGAATCGTCAGCACGGTTGTCGCCATGCTTGTGACTTCGTGCAACGACACAATCAGTTCTTTCATCTTTTTAGAATGGGTTTTTAATACCGATTGGATTAACGCGCCGCTTTCAATATCAAGCCGCCCCATGACGCGCACCAAACCATAGTCATCCATAAACAAAGTCGTTAATGCAGCTTGTCCGCGAAACCATCGGCGAAATTCCGGGCGGGGGGTGTCGTCTTGCACGAACTGAATTCCAACACAATCGACTGACTCACGGCGAACAACTCTGCCGATCCGCATCAATGGATGTTCGCGTATTTGTTGAATATTGGTGATGTGCTTCGGGGTCTCTTCTTCCAGCAGCGGGACAATGTAGACCGTATCTTTCAGGCTAGGCAAACTATCGGTGCGCAGCAACATGCCCGATGCGCTTTCATTCAGAATCGACCCTTTATTAATAATTCGGATGCTAGATCGACACCAAACGCATGACTCATTGACAGCGCGTCTTTCTTCACGCTTTGGAGAAGATGACGCTGATTCAGACCGTTTCAGCATATTCAAATCCTTAAATATGAATCAGCATGCGCCATTATCTCAAAAAAGGCAAGGCAGGAAGCAGTTGAATGAACACTTATTGCGACCTGACAATTTAATTGTATTTCTATTTTCAACAATACCCAACACCGGCAGCCCTTACTTCAACAATCCCTCGATTTTTTGACTGTGCTCTCGCCATGACTATTTGAAAAGAAAGCCGTTATCATAATAGGCTTTATCACTGGAAGTACGCTAAGGGACCAATGATTCAATGGTGAAATTCCTCATTCAGATTCTGTGCGTAATCGGCCTGGGCCTTGTCCCGGCTGCTCAAGAAGAACCAGCCTCGCAGCTCTATTCTCAGGGCAACACCTCGTTCGCAACTGGCGACTATGTGGCTGCGAGTTATTATTTTCAGCGGCTGCACGACTCTGAGCAATGGGAGGCGTTCCCGCAGAAGGTCGATGTTCTTGGCAAATTAGGCATGGTCGAAGAAGGCCAAAGCCGCTTTGGCGCGGCCGCCTCTTGGTATCGCCAGGTCATTGTTGAGCTGGAGGCGAAAGCGCCACAGCAGATAGACGCCTTCGCCCAATATTATGTACTGCGGTACGCAGAATGCCTGGAGCGGTCCGGCGCCTATCCACAAGCCGCGAAAATTCTCTGGGAACAATACGCCCGTTCAGAACCGGTCCTTCAACCAACCATCCTTCACCGAATCTTACGGAATGCGCAATATAAGGAACTCGGCGAAGACGAACTGCGCGCCTTACGCGCAGAGGTCGAAGCCAACGGTTTGAGCAATCTGGGCTGGAACCTTGCCGACCTCTATCAACGCAACCAGCGTTTTAATGAAGCCTTTTCTTTGTATGAAGAACTATGGCCGAACGCCCCCGCTAACGCCCGCAACCACCTTGATGCAATGATTACAACCTATCAGGCGGCGGACAAACTCGATGGTTGGCTCGATCAGTTACAACAAGCCGTCGATGAAGGCGTCAATCCAAACCAATTCATTCTACTTGAGACAGAAATCCTTCGTTCGCTTGACCGGGGCGAAGAAGCCCTCAATCGCATGGAGACGGCGCTATCGAAATTGGCTGGCGTTCCAAACCTGAACGACATCGCATCGCTGGCAGGCAAAGCCCCATCCTCGCTCATTCAACACTGGCTCGAGCTGGTGCAGTTATACCGTGGAGAAGCCGACGCGCTCGTCCTGCTGCAAACCTGGGTCAATAACCAGCCCAACGACATTCTCCTACGCGGCAAGTTAGCCGAATGGACGGCAAACGCGGGCAAACTAGATGAAGCGGGCGAACTCTGGCTTTCATGGGCGCGCGACCGCGATTCCGACTCTGCCAGCATTCTGCTCGCCGCAGAAAATCTCATTGAACTAGGCGCCAATGACGCGGCCCGGCAATTGCTCGCGGAACAACAAGCCAATCTTGACCCGAAATTCGCCATGCGCTTCGGACAACTGGCGATGCGGGTTAACCAATTTCAACAAGCGATCGACGCGTTTAACACGGCTACCGTCAAAGTGCAAACTCCCGCAATTGTAATTTCCGACGCGGTATTGACCTATGCGGATTCGGCGCCGGATGCCGACGCATTGTTTGGCGCACTGATTGGCAGCGTTTCGGGCGAACCGTTCAGCGCCCTCCCCGCCTGGTCGCGAACCGCAGTGCAAGAACTGGGCTTCCGCCGAAACCGCATGAATACCCTGCGGGACATGGCGCTCGCGGAACCGTCAGGCGCCTGGCGCATCGAACTGGCCCGCGCCGCCTCCCAACAAGGAGAACAAGACTGGGCGCTTGAACTTCTCGACCAAATTGCCGACGACAGCCCGTATCGGAATACGGCAAAACGAGAAAAAGCCCTGCTATTAGGAAATTCCATTCTCGTTCCGCGAAAAGTTGAAGCAGTCCAACTCATGCAGTCATCCCTCGAAGCGGTCTTATCGGCGACCAGCGAAATTCCTTTGACGCACATCATGGTCGAGCGGATGCTTACTTACAGTGAATACAGCCTCGACGCTTTCTTGCCGAACGATGCCTTGCGGGCCATCGTGCGCGTTGAATCCGCATCGAACGAACTCGCGCAGCCAATGCCCCCAATCAATCAGGAGCGGCTACGGTTTTTACGCGCCCGCGCCATGATGGAACTCGGCTCTTGGACGCGCGCATTGGAAATGTATCAGACAATCACGCTGCCACCGTATTCTACCGACGCCCGGTTTTATGAAGCGCTGATTTTTCTTGGGCTGGAACAGACCGAAGAAGCCAAGGCCGCAATGCAAGAGTTGCTCGACCAACCCGAACACTGGCGAAGAGCGAATGATGCGCTGGCGTATTTGACCGCGTTGGAACCTCTCGTCGGCGAGCCGCTCGAATGGCTGTGTAAAGCGCAACTGTTTGAACTCCAGGGCCGCTTGATGGAAGCTGCGCCGTTTTACCGCCAGATCGCCGTTGCGCAATACGGAGAAGACACCGAAGAATGGGCGCGCTACGTCATTGGCGACTTGGAACGCATTTCAGGGCAGTGGTCAGCCGCGCGCCAGGAATGGGAGCGGTTGGCGCTGGATGTTGATCATCCTGTAATTCATGCCATGATTCGCTGGGAGCTGTGGCGCGCCGCCGTCGCTGATGACGCCGTTGCGGCAGCGACAGGGTTCCAAAATTTATTGATGGATTTTCCTGACAGCCTGGCTGCTGATTTGGCCCGGCTCGAATTTCAAAAGCGCAGTCAATCTAATAATCCGTAAGGAGGCATTTAAGCGGAAGCCATGCAAGCAAACGGTGAATCTATGCCTTTACCAACGGTCGAATCGCCTTCGATCAAGCCACACGTCAATCAAGATGAAACTTCACGCAAGCTGAGCGTCTGGGAAGTGATTGCTCTCACGCTGGCCTTTGTGCTCATTGTTTTTGGCGCAATCCCCAATTTTTTTGGCGCATTAAGCGACCTGCGCGGAGAAGAATGCAGCCGTCGGCTTACCCTGGCAGGCAATTGTTTACAGAACCTCGCGAACAAAAACGACACCAAACCCGGCGAGCAAATTTGCCAATTGTTTGACCTAAACCAGTTGCTCGAAAACACCCAACGCGGCGGCTCATTGATTAGCAGTTCCGGCCGCTACATCGTGTTTTATAAAATTGGGGTCGAACCAGATTGCGCGGACGTCGGTAATCATCAAGTCACGCTCACATTGGGCGCTGATGGAAAAATCGTCCCGCCGGTTTGTTCACTGGCGCAAGGCGAAGACGGCGAAAAATATAGAAGCAAAGGTCTCCATGTTTGCGACATCGAGCATGTGACGGGCGACTTGGGTTTAACCCCATCGAACTAAACCACCAAGAGAGAGATGGTTGATGGCTACAATTCTCATCGCGGAAGACGAAGCCAAAATGCGCAAGATTCTCGCATTGGCTTTATCAGAAGATGGCCATGAGATTCTCGAAGCGCAAAACGCTGAGGAAGCCGCCTCTACCATACGCACCCACTCCGTCAGCCTTGTCATCAGCGATTTGCGAATGCCGGGCGGCGGCGGCATGGCGCTGCTGAAATCCGTTCAGGAGATCAACCACTACATCCCGGTCATTATTCTCACGGCGTACGGCACTATTGAAAACGCCGTCGATGCGCTCAAAAACGGCGCCGTCGATTACTTGCTCAAACCCTGCGACCTGGATGAAATCAAACTCGCCGTTGAAAAAGCGCTGCAAATTCAACAACTCGAATTAGAAAACATATACCTGCGCAACGAGATATCAGACCACTTTGGCGATGATGTCATCATTTCGCGCTCCGAGTCAATGAAACGGGTCACCGACCTCGTAAAGCGCGTGTCCCAAGGCGACGGCATCGTCTTGATTTCAGGCGAAAGCGGTTGCGGCAAAGAAATGATCGCCCGCAGCATCCACCTGCAAAGCGCCCGCCGCGAAAAAGCGTTTGTTACAGTGAAATGCGCTGGAATCCCGGCAGATTTGCTCGAAATTGAACTGTTTGGGCGCGTACGGAATCTACACGGCGGCCCAACCGGCCCGCTGTCGGGCAAATTTGAACTCGCCAACAGCGGCACCCTCTTTTTAGATGAAGTGGGAGAATTGCCGTCCCGCATTCAAGGTAAAATCCTACGGACGCTGAGCGACAGCACTATTGAACCCGTTGGCGGCGTTCGTGAAAAGAAAGTCGACGTTCGAATCATTGCCGCAACCCGTCACGATCTCGAAGAGCGCGTCCAAAACGAAATGTTCCGTTCCGAACTCTATTACCGGCTTAATGTACTGCCGATCCGCTTGCCGCCGCTACGTGAACGAACGGAAGATATCCCGCCGTTGATTGAACATTACCTCAACATGAAAACGTCGGGTAAGCCGCCATTATCTTTCACACAGAGTGATATGAACGAGATGGTGAAATATTCATGGCCCGGAAACGTGCGTGAATTACAAAACCTTGTCGAGCGCGCCTTGGTGTTGGGTTCAACCAGCGCAAAAGAACTGTTGCCGCCATCGCAACTGGCGCAGGAGACGGCGGATTCTCTTCCCCTTCAGGACCAGGGGCTATTAGAGCAATCCTATAAAGAGGCGAAAAAATTTGTCCTTGAGCGTTTTGAACGCGCCTATTTTTCAAATGTATTGAAAAAGACAAACGGCAATGTGTCACGCGCCGCAAAAATGGCTGACGTGCACCGTAAAAACCTGCATGTCAAAATTTCTGAACTCGGCCTTGATCCCCACAAACTCTCTCAAACTGATGATTCGCCTCATTCCGATTCCTGAATACAAAATAGTTCTTCCGTAAATTTATATACTATATTTATCAATTGAATTGAGATTTCGCTTCACTCGGCATGGGTACAGATATGCTCGAGATATGCTCGCTTCAGTGCGGGCTTTCAGGCTCTTATGCATAGGCGCTCCCCGAGTTGCACCCATGCCTGAATTGGTTTTTCAATTTTTGATATGCCGGAATATGTTTTCGTAATCAAAATAGCCATCCATCAATGTAGGCGCTCACTTACTGGATGAACTATAAAAATTGACCCTCACTGCGGCGCCATCTTTGGGGAGATTCGACTCAATCGCCCGGAAGGTTTTTCGATCCAGCGCCTGATCGCGAATCGTAAACGCATGGTTGCTGGTCCTTCCACCCGGGCAAGAGAATAAACAGGTCACGCATCCTGATCGCCAAACCGGAACCAGCGCCGCATGTCCGCCGACGCGAATATCAAAGTCAGATTCAGATGCGCTTTCGATCATTTCACCCATGCGGTGTTCAACGCCGTCCCATTCGACTGTGATGCGTATCTTTGTTCCCTCTACCCGCTGGTCAGGAGCGGTGGACTTCTCGTCTTTGCGCTCCGTCCACGCTTCCGCCGTCAAATTATCACCCGGTTTGGCTCCGGTTGCGATTAGTTTCGCCAATATATCTACATCTGGGACATTCGATTCTATTAAGGCTTTTCGAGCGTTGCCTCCACCCGACCAAACAATGAAATGATGACCGTTTGCGCGGTCGTTTCGAGAATTAAACCGGGCGGGATATATCTTTCCACCAAATGTAACCTTATCGCCACTAACTTCTATCATAACAACGTCTTTCACACCTACATCACAAGAGATTATCCAGAGAGAAATTACTACAATCATCACATGAGCGAAAAAATATCTAAAAAAGTACATCTTTTTACAATTCCTACCTG
This portion of the Candidatus Hinthialibacter antarcticus genome encodes:
- a CDS encoding STAS domain-containing protein codes for the protein MQIAEAKQKNICLLSLSGDIESDDVNLFEDKLRELLKRGEKYVVMDFKMVDVVPLSITQPLIRFGNSIRANKGGVILRDLPETFRFVLKIIKISHLFEFKRSG
- a CDS encoding sigma-54 dependent transcriptional regulator, coding for MATILIAEDEAKMRKILALALSEDGHEILEAQNAEEAASTIRTHSVSLVISDLRMPGGGGMALLKSVQEINHYIPVIILTAYGTIENAVDALKNGAVDYLLKPCDLDEIKLAVEKALQIQQLELENIYLRNEISDHFGDDVIISRSESMKRVTDLVKRVSQGDGIVLISGESGCGKEMIARSIHLQSARREKAFVTVKCAGIPADLLEIELFGRVRNLHGGPTGPLSGKFELANSGTLFLDEVGELPSRIQGKILRTLSDSTIEPVGGVREKKVDVRIIAATRHDLEERVQNEMFRSELYYRLNVLPIRLPPLRERTEDIPPLIEHYLNMKTSGKPPLSFTQSDMNEMVKYSWPGNVRELQNLVERALVLGSTSAKELLPPSQLAQETADSLPLQDQGLLEQSYKEAKKFVLERFERAYFSNVLKKTNGNVSRAAKMADVHRKNLHVKISELGLDPHKLSQTDDSPHSDS
- a CDS encoding YdjY domain-containing protein codes for the protein MIEVSGDKVTFGGKIYPARFNSRNDRANGHHFIVWSGGGNARKALIESNVPDVDILAKLIATGAKPGDNLTAEAWTERKDEKSTAPDQRVEGTKIRITVEWDGVEHRMGEMIESASESDFDIRVGGHAALVPVWRSGCVTCLFSCPGGRTSNHAFTIRDQALDRKTFRAIESNLPKDGAAVRVNFYSSSSK